One window of the Klebsiella sp. WP3-W18-ESBL-02 genome contains the following:
- a CDS encoding adenosylcobalamin/alpha-ribazole phosphatase — MKLWLVRHGETEANVAGLYSGHAPTPLTARGQQQAIRLGEMLRQVPFDGVLCSELERTQHTARLLLGERDIPFTPHPLLNEMYFGDWEMRHHRDLQKEDKDNYAAWCADWQHAAPTNGEGFPDFSRRVAAFAAELPGYTYQNLLIVSHQGVLSLLTACLLGMPTASMWHFRIDHGAWSVIDFTPEFTTLRVLNSRAIWLPEEG; from the coding sequence ATGAAACTCTGGTTAGTTCGCCACGGCGAAACCGAAGCCAACGTAGCCGGGCTGTATAGCGGCCACGCCCCCACGCCGCTAACTGCCCGTGGCCAGCAGCAGGCCATACGCCTCGGCGAGATGCTGCGACAGGTCCCCTTCGATGGCGTATTGTGCAGTGAACTGGAGCGTACCCAGCACACCGCACGACTGCTGCTCGGCGAGCGCGACATTCCCTTTACCCCCCACCCGCTGCTCAACGAAATGTATTTCGGCGACTGGGAAATGCGCCACCACCGCGACCTGCAGAAAGAAGACAAAGATAACTATGCCGCCTGGTGCGCCGACTGGCAGCATGCGGCTCCCACCAACGGTGAAGGTTTCCCCGACTTTTCCCGCCGCGTCGCCGCCTTTGCCGCCGAATTACCGGGCTATACGTACCAGAATCTCCTTATCGTCAGCCATCAGGGCGTATTGAGCCTGTTAACCGCCTGTTTACTGGGAATGCCAACCGCCAGCATGTGGCATTTTCGCATCGATCACGGCGCGTGGAGCGTCATTGATTTCACGCCAGAATTTACCACGCTGCGGGTGCTGAACAGCCGGGCTATTTGGCTACCGGAAGAGGGATAA
- the rsfS gene encoding ribosome silencing factor: MQGKALQDFVVDKIDDLKGQDIIKIDVQGKSSITDCMVICTGTSSRHVMSIADHVVQESRAAGLLPLGVEGESVADWIVVDLGDVIVHVMQEESRRLYELEKLWG, translated from the coding sequence TTGCAGGGTAAAGCACTCCAGGATTTTGTTGTCGACAAAATTGATGATTTAAAAGGTCAGGACATCATCAAAATTGATGTTCAGGGTAAATCCAGCATCACTGATTGCATGGTTATCTGCACCGGCACCTCCAGCCGCCACGTTATGTCCATTGCCGATCATGTGGTTCAGGAATCCCGCGCAGCCGGTCTGCTGCCATTAGGCGTTGAAGGCGAAAGCGTTGCCGACTGGATTGTCGTTGATTTAGGCGATGTCATTGTCCACGTCATGCAGGAAGAGAGCCGTCGCCTGTATGAGCTGGAAAAACTCTGGGGTTAA
- the nadD gene encoding nicotinate-nucleotide adenylyltransferase: MDDMAKLQALFGGTFDPIHYGHLKPVEILANQIGLSRVIIMPNNVPPHRPQPEATSEQRKLMVELAIADKPLFVLDERELRRDTPSFTADTLQEWRAEQGADKPLAFIIGQDSLLTFPSWHRYETILEHVHLLVTRRPGYPLTMQQEEHQDWLDRHLTSNIEDLHNQPAGKIFLAETPWFDVSATLIRERLERGESCDEMMPEPVLNYIMQQGLYHHGA; encoded by the coding sequence ATGGATGATATGGCAAAACTACAGGCGCTTTTCGGCGGGACCTTCGATCCCATCCACTACGGCCACCTGAAGCCGGTTGAGATTCTGGCTAACCAGATTGGTCTTTCGCGGGTGATCATTATGCCCAACAACGTGCCGCCGCATCGCCCACAGCCGGAAGCCACCAGCGAACAGCGTAAATTAATGGTTGAGCTGGCGATTGCCGATAAGCCGCTATTCGTACTCGACGAACGCGAGCTGCGTCGCGATACGCCGTCGTTTACTGCCGACACCCTACAGGAGTGGCGTGCGGAACAGGGCGCGGATAAGCCGCTGGCCTTTATTATCGGACAGGACTCGCTGCTCACCTTCCCTAGCTGGCACCGCTATGAAACGATTCTCGAGCACGTACACCTGCTGGTGACGCGTCGCCCGGGCTACCCGCTGACTATGCAGCAGGAAGAGCATCAGGACTGGCTGGATCGTCACCTTACCAGCAATATTGAAGACCTGCACAATCAGCCCGCGGGTAAAATTTTCCTCGCCGAAACGCCCTGGTTCGACGTCTCCGCGACGTTGATTCGCGAGCGCCTGGAGCGCGGTGAGTCTTGCGACGAAATGATGCCAGAACCGGTGCTCAACTATATTATGCAGCAGGGGTTGTACCACCACGGCGCTTAG